Proteins from a genomic interval of Diceros bicornis minor isolate mBicDic1 chromosome 34, mDicBic1.mat.cur, whole genome shotgun sequence:
- the LOC131397423 gene encoding leukocyte immunoglobulin-like receptor subfamily A member 5 isoform X2 yields MSLAELSVPHKSTSLGPAGQLGHRTMSLVLPTLLCLGESGREGPSYKYKATGGRAAGSRRLSCLTCCCLPGLYPGQCTQSQNRNLPRPDITAVPESMVLSKEPVSIQCQGPAEATAYVISKVGSPERSHTEKQLLSKTTNTLHIAQMTPDGTGLYHCSYQSGDSWSQFSDTLQLVMTGAYDKPSLSSMTGTRVASGENVKLQCFSRFKFDAFILIEEDEVHAIQNQSSTPQDGGHQAIFLLNHVSSTLAGTYRCYGALHNYPYVWSHASDPLQLQVRAPFAEAPEGPDPTTSRPSTGE; encoded by the exons ATGTCACTTGCAGAGTTATCTGTTCCTCATAAAAGCACATCACTGGGGCCAGCAGGACAACTTGGACACAGGACCATGTCCCTGGTTCTTCCCACCCTGCTCTGTCTTGGTGAGTCTGGGAGAGAGGGGCCCAGCTACAAATACAAGGCTACAGGGGGCAGGGCTGCCGGTTCTAGAAGGCTGAGCTGTCTCACCTGCTGTTGCCTTCCAGGGCTGTATCCAGGCCAGTGCACTCAGTCACAGAACA GAAATCTCCCCCGACCTGATATCACAGCTGTGCCTGAATCCATGGTTCTGTCCAAGGAACCAGTGAGTATCCAGTGCCAAGGGCCTGCAGAAGCTACAGCATATGTCATATCTAAAGTGGGAAGCCCTGAGCGCTCACACACAGAGAAACAACTGCTGTCTAAGACTACCAATACTTTGCATATTGCACAGATGACACCAGACGGGACAGGGCTGTACCACTGCTCCTATCAGAGCGGAGACAGCTGGTCCCAGTTCAGTGACACCCTGCAGCTGGTGATGACCG gAGCTTATGACAAACCCTCCCTCTCAAGCATGACTGGCACCCGGGTGGCTTCAGGGGAGAATGTGAAGTTGCAGTGTTTCTCAAGATTCAAGTTTGATGCATTTATTCTTATCGAAGAAGATGAAGTTCACGCCATCCAGAACCAAAGCTCCACCCCCCAGGATGGTGGACATCAGGCCATCTTCCTCTTGAATCACGTCTCCTCCACACTAGCAGGGACCTACAGATGCTACGGTGCCCTCCATAATTACCCCTATGTGTGGTCTCATGCCAGTGACCCATTGCAGCTTCAGGTCAGAG